In one Zobellia galactanivorans genomic region, the following are encoded:
- a CDS encoding PAS domain-containing sensor histidine kinase yields MCIKDRPIENIDDRIADLNVIARIGYWEFDVDLESYRLDKVSYDILQLPYGAALEDQETETYCQNKDEWAVVSNLIATTAKRKKPFHHEVELELPDGNHIWLLLIGKISYDTNRNIKVSGMMQDITDRKEFETELTQKNELLNFTENKAALGHWKWDLKTDLVSCSKNIARIIGVAYGTVVTIEELINGVHPEDLELVRNHLEKAVKTKSFDPLFHRFLLDDGSERTIEVLGKPVLDDSGKLVSFICSSQDITTRKQFENELIKKNQLFIVAQQRAKFGYWQWDPKTDSVNCSENMSRLLRIEENTTFPIKDLIKDVHPNDIDYVRSCLNKVVKTKTFNGFSHRIVLNDEIRYVKVYGKVNTDLNDEILNILGVSQDVTEQKKSENELLSKNQLLGFAEQISKIGNWQWNMTTNIIKWSTNLYRIFEIEENSEVHFDTYFGHVHPDDKEMVTTKINSLAENKNFESVIHRIVLNNGTIKVVELLATVNLDDSDNIIEMLGTLQDVSEQRSEEIKFRGLLESAPNATLIVGEGDSIQMINKQAELLFGYTPEELIGKNFEILVPSRFEEMRIPQKKKFFENPVVQEMDLGEDFFMKHKSGKEIPVKVTLGLLEIDKGLLISMAVRDITTEKLAERKILKAKEDLEVLTRELTAQNLQLADFTQITSHNLRAPVSNLNSLLDIYKMMDDEEERKELFEKFETVIAHLTLTLNTLINALSTKSNTSVECHAVSFSETFKKTEEILTAEIIRTKAIIKSDFSKVDSIQYHKIYLESIFQNLIGNALKYKSPERIPQIEVSSEIHNGKVLLKFKDNGLGIDLERHGDKIFGLNKVFHNHPEAKGIGLFMTKTQVEAMGGKISVSSKVDEGSTFIISFK; encoded by the coding sequence ATGTGTATTAAAGATCGCCCCATAGAAAATATAGACGATAGAATCGCTGATTTAAACGTAATTGCCAGAATAGGTTATTGGGAGTTCGATGTCGATTTAGAAAGCTATCGACTAGACAAGGTATCGTATGATATTCTGCAGTTGCCCTATGGCGCTGCCTTAGAAGACCAAGAAACGGAAACCTATTGTCAGAATAAAGATGAATGGGCGGTTGTAAGCAATCTCATTGCCACAACGGCAAAGAGAAAAAAACCGTTCCATCATGAAGTGGAATTGGAGCTCCCCGATGGGAATCATATTTGGCTTCTATTGATAGGGAAAATAAGCTATGATACCAATAGAAATATAAAAGTGTCCGGAATGATGCAAGACATCACGGATAGAAAAGAGTTCGAGACAGAATTGACCCAGAAGAACGAACTTTTGAACTTTACGGAGAACAAAGCCGCTTTAGGGCATTGGAAATGGGACTTAAAAACCGATTTAGTTAGTTGTTCAAAAAACATTGCTCGTATAATCGGGGTCGCATACGGCACTGTTGTTACTATCGAAGAATTAATCAATGGGGTCCACCCCGAAGACCTTGAATTAGTACGTAATCACTTGGAAAAAGCCGTAAAGACCAAGTCTTTTGACCCTTTGTTTCACCGATTTCTCTTAGATGATGGCTCTGAACGGACAATTGAAGTTTTGGGGAAACCCGTTCTCGATGATTCCGGTAAGTTGGTGAGTTTTATATGTAGTTCCCAAGATATTACGACCCGAAAGCAGTTTGAAAATGAACTAATTAAAAAGAACCAACTATTTATTGTGGCCCAACAAAGGGCCAAATTCGGGTATTGGCAATGGGACCCTAAGACTGATTCCGTAAACTGTTCGGAAAATATGTCGCGCCTTTTAAGAATCGAGGAAAATACTACTTTTCCGATAAAGGACCTTATTAAGGATGTACACCCGAATGATATAGACTACGTTCGTTCCTGTTTGAACAAAGTTGTGAAGACCAAGACTTTTAATGGTTTTAGCCATCGCATAGTTCTAAACGACGAGATTCGATACGTTAAGGTGTATGGGAAGGTCAACACGGACCTGAATGATGAAATTTTAAATATTTTGGGGGTTTCCCAAGACGTTACCGAACAAAAGAAATCTGAAAATGAACTTCTTAGTAAGAACCAACTCTTAGGATTTGCCGAGCAAATTTCAAAAATCGGTAATTGGCAATGGAATATGACCACCAATATCATAAAATGGTCGACCAATCTATATCGCATTTTTGAAATTGAAGAAAACAGTGAAGTTCATTTCGACACTTACTTTGGCCATGTTCACCCAGATGATAAGGAAATGGTAACCACTAAAATAAATTCCCTTGCAGAGAACAAGAACTTTGAAAGTGTAATACACCGGATTGTATTGAATAACGGAACGATTAAGGTTGTAGAGCTATTGGCAACCGTAAACCTCGACGATTCCGATAATATCATCGAAATGTTGGGCACGTTACAAGATGTAAGTGAACAACGTTCAGAAGAAATAAAGTTCAGGGGCTTATTGGAGTCGGCCCCCAATGCAACACTTATAGTGGGCGAAGGCGATAGCATACAAATGATCAATAAGCAAGCGGAACTTTTATTCGGTTATACCCCAGAAGAGTTAATAGGGAAAAACTTTGAGATTCTTGTGCCTTCTAGGTTTGAAGAAATGCGCATTCCACAAAAAAAGAAGTTTTTTGAGAATCCGGTAGTTCAAGAGATGGATTTGGGAGAGGACTTCTTTATGAAGCACAAATCGGGAAAAGAAATCCCGGTAAAGGTTACCCTAGGCCTTTTGGAAATCGATAAGGGATTATTGATATCTATGGCCGTACGGGATATCACTACCGAGAAACTGGCTGAACGTAAAATCTTAAAGGCCAAGGAAGACTTGGAAGTCTTGACGCGGGAGCTTACTGCACAAAACCTTCAATTGGCCGATTTCACCCAAATTACCTCGCACAACCTACGCGCACCGGTAAGCAATTTAAATTCGCTTTTAGACATTTATAAGATGATGGACGATGAAGAAGAGCGTAAAGAGCTTTTCGAAAAATTCGAAACGGTTATAGCCCATCTCACACTGACGTTGAATACACTGATTAACGCACTGTCGACTAAAAGTAATACCTCGGTGGAATGCCATGCAGTTTCCTTTAGTGAAACCTTTAAGAAAACCGAGGAAATCCTTACGGCGGAAATCATTAGGACCAAGGCCATTATTAAAAGTGATTTTTCAAAAGTAGATTCCATTCAATATCATAAAATATATTTAGAGAGCATTTTTCAAAATTTAATCGGGAATGCTTTAAAATATAAATCGCCGGAACGTATTCCCCAGATAGAGGTCAGCTCCGAAATACATAACGGTAAAGTTCTGTTGAAATTTAAGGATAACGGGCTAGGGATTGACCTAGAAAGGCATGGGGACAAAATATTCGGATTGAACAAGGTTTTTCACAACCATCCGGAAGCAAAGGGTATAGGGCTTTTTATGACCAAGACCCAGGTCGAAGCTATGGGAGGTAAAATATCAGTATCAAGTAAGGTCGACGAAGGCTCTACTTTTATCATATCCTTTAAATAA
- a CDS encoding 1,4-dihydroxy-2-naphthoyl-CoA synthase codes for MQKPDWKTAIEFEDITYKKCNGVARIAFNRPNVRNAFRPKTTSELYKAFYDAQEDTSIGVVLLSAEGPSTKDGVYSFCSGGDQRARGEQGYVGEDGMHRLNILEVQRQIRFMPKAVIAVVPGWAVGGGHSLHVVCDLTLASKEHAIFKQTDADVTSFDGGYGSAYLAKMVGQKKAREIFFLGRNYSAQEAYEMGMVNAVIPHDELEDTAYQWAQEILEKSPTSIKMLKFAMNLTDDGMVGQQVFAGEATRLAYGTEEAKEGRNAFLEKRKPNFGKNKYIP; via the coding sequence ATGCAAAAACCGGACTGGAAAACAGCAATAGAATTCGAAGATATCACCTATAAAAAGTGTAACGGCGTAGCCCGAATAGCCTTCAACCGCCCAAATGTTCGCAATGCGTTCAGGCCAAAGACGACAAGTGAACTGTACAAAGCCTTTTATGATGCCCAGGAAGACACCTCTATCGGGGTCGTCTTGTTATCGGCCGAAGGACCTTCTACCAAAGATGGCGTTTATTCGTTCTGTAGCGGAGGCGACCAAAGGGCTAGGGGGGAGCAAGGTTATGTCGGGGAAGACGGTATGCACCGTTTGAACATTCTTGAGGTACAGCGCCAGATACGTTTTATGCCCAAAGCAGTGATTGCCGTAGTGCCCGGTTGGGCCGTGGGTGGGGGGCACAGCCTCCATGTCGTGTGCGATTTGACCTTGGCCAGTAAGGAGCATGCCATTTTTAAACAGACCGATGCCGATGTTACCAGTTTTGACGGAGGCTACGGTTCGGCCTACCTTGCCAAAATGGTGGGGCAAAAAAAGGCCCGTGAAATCTTTTTCCTAGGCCGCAACTACTCCGCCCAAGAAGCCTACGAAATGGGAATGGTCAACGCCGTAATCCCTCATGATGAATTAGAGGATACCGCTTATCAATGGGCCCAAGAGATTCTTGAAAAGTCGCCCACTTCCATAAAAATGCTAAAATTCGCCATGAACCTTACGGATGACGGTATGGTAGGGCAGCAAGTGTTTGCCGGTGAGGCTACACGTCTGGCCTACGGAACCGAAGAAGCCAAGGAAGGTAGAAACGCCTTTCTCGAAAAACGCAAGCCCAATTTCGGAAAGAACAAGTATATTCCTTGA